CTGACCGAGAGCGGCAGCCCATAGCGATCGACAATCGCGAGGATCTTCACGCCTTTGCCACGGCGGGTTTTCCCGATCTCCTCGCCACCGCCCTTCGCCATGGCGAACGTGGCATCAATGAAGCGTTCACGCTCGTCGATCGCCCCTTCCTCGCGCAAGGTATTGGCGAGTTGCGTGAGAATCTCCCGCAGCACGTCGCGTTCGCACCACTGCTGAAATCGGCGATGCACGGTCTTGTAATTGGGAGAGCACTGCGGCAGCAGATGCC
The window above is part of the Nitrospira defluvii genome. Proteins encoded here:
- a CDS encoding transposase — its product is MLRLRDDQWERIREHCPEEHIPEGRPGRKPVPARAILEAVLWILNTGAQWHLLPQCSPNYKTVHRRFQQWCERDVLREILTQLANTLREEGAIDERERFIDATFAMAKGGGEEIGKTRRGKGVKILAIVDRYGLPLSV